From a region of the Candidatus Polarisedimenticolaceae bacterium genome:
- a CDS encoding GNAT family N-acetyltransferase, translated as MTIETLDLHAPGVAEELLRVHLAGYEEEARLLGADDFPPLRRTIGDLRAAASRFLGCFDGGRLAGYVELEDLGEELLIASLVVDPAAFRRGVGTSLVRRAIETAWDRPVAVGTGVANAPALALYAKLGFVERERRTVAGGIRVVRLVRPAASPRP; from the coding sequence GTGACGATCGAGACGCTCGACCTCCACGCCCCCGGCGTCGCCGAGGAGCTGCTCCGCGTCCACCTCGCCGGCTACGAGGAGGAGGCGCGCCTTCTCGGCGCCGACGACTTCCCCCCGCTTCGCCGGACGATCGGCGACCTTCGCGCGGCGGCGTCGCGGTTTCTCGGGTGCTTCGACGGGGGGCGCCTCGCCGGGTACGTCGAGCTGGAGGATCTCGGCGAGGAGCTGCTCATCGCGAGTCTCGTCGTGGATCCCGCCGCCTTCCGGCGCGGGGTGGGAACGTCCCTGGTGCGTCGCGCGATCGAGACGGCCTGGGATCGGCCGGTCGCGGTCGGCACCGGCGTCGCCAATGCCCCGGCGCTGGCCCTCTACGCGAAGCTCGGGTTCGTCGAGCGGGAGCGCCGCACCGTCGCGGGCGGGATTCGCGTCGTGCGCCTGGTCAGGCCGGCAGCTTCACCGCGACCGTGA